GTGATCGCGATCATCGGGTAGACGCACGGCGTCAGCGAGGTCAGCAGCCCGGCCGCGAACATGATGCCCAGCACGGGACCCCAGCTCCCCTCGGCCAGCGCGGCCTCGAAGGGCGAGGTCAGGTCGGTCAGCCAGTCGGCGTGAGCCGTCCCGGCGACCATGAGTACGACGGCCGCGCTCGCGAGCGCGGGCAACCAGCTGCGAATCGAGCGTCGAGTCATCCTACTGACCGTTTTAGTGCTGCAACCGCGGGGCCGTTGCAAGCCCCTGGGCAGAACCCGGTCACGGGACGCGCGAAATGGAGCGCCCCGGGCTCCAGCCGGGGACAGGGCGCCTCGCCGGTTGCTTGGGGGTCGAGGCCCCCAAAGTCGAGCGGCCAGAGGGGGCGCGCCACCCCGAGAAACCGGCCAAACGCCTGCAATCTCGCCGCAAACGGGGCGCGAAGGCCATGGATCGATCTCTGCACAGTGTGGAGTGACCGTGGACCGTGCTGTGTTGGAGGCGCGAATGATGCGATGGATTTCAAAGGGTGCGACGGCGACGCTGGCTGCCGTCATCGGCACCTTCGGGTTGGCAGCCACCGGATGCGGCACCTCGCCGACGGACAGCGTGGTGCCGAACGTGGAGGCGCTCGTGTTCGTCTCCCGGGCGTTCGAGCGAGACGATGGCTCGCACAACGTGCTGGGGGGCAACGGACAGACGATCGACTACCTGCGCTACCAGCCCGGAGGCGGGCTGATGGTGCTCTCGCCGCCCACCCCGGACGGTGAGCTCCGCGACCTGACGGCCGAAGGCGGCTTCGAGGGCGTCGACATCAACGGTGTCGACGTGAGCTTCGACGCCACCCAGGTCGTCTTCTCGATGCGGCACGCGGGCGACAACCGCTACCACGTCTACCTGGCGAACCTCGAGGGCGACGCGGCCATCCGCCAGATCACCTTCGGCGACTACCACGACGTCAAGCCGCTCTTCATGCCGGGCGACCGCGTCGCCTTCGTCACGAACGAGCCCTACACGGCGATGGGCACCCGGGCCGACGAGTACAACCACAGCCGGGTGGTCACGCAGATCGCGACCGTCAGCATCGCCGCGGGCGACGCCGACCGCCGCCTCTGCTCGCAGAACCTGTCGCACAGCGCGACCCCGTTCCTGCTCGCGGACGGCACCATCGGCTTCAGCCGCTGGGAGCACCTCGGGCCGGTCAACGACGTCAAGCTCTTCCGGATGAACCCGGACTGCACGAACATGCAGGCGATCGCCGGCCAGTTCGGCAAGTCGTTCAACAGCATCGTGCAGTCGCAGGAGGTCCCCGGTCAGCCCGGCACCTTCGTGACGGTGGCCACCAGCCGCCGCGGCACGATCCAGGCGGGCGCGGTCATGCACGTCGACGCGCGCTCGCAGACGTCGACCAACCCCGACCTCTACATCGACGTCCAGCAGGCGCGCTTCACGAACCTGACCCCGGACGTCCCGACCGGCATGGGCTCGCCGCCCAGCGGCGTCGGCCGCTACCGCACGCCGCGCCCCCTGGGTGACGGCCTGCTCCTCGTCTCCTGGGCCGACGGCGACGTCAACGAGCGCAACGAGCTCGCCGACACCGCGCCGAACTTCGGCATCTACCTCTTCGACCCGGACACGCAGCGCCGCACCCTGGTCTACGACAACCCCGACATGTGGGACGTCTACGCCATCCCGGTCCGCGTGCGGGACGAGCCGCCGGTCATCACCCCGACCGTCGACGCCAACCCGGACCCGAGCGAGCCGGCCATCATCGGCTCGATCGACATCACGGCGACCTCGCTCCGCGAGAACGTCAGCGGCGCGCAGTTCGACGGCGTCCCGCTCGGCGAGGCGCTCGGTCAGGCGACCCGGATGCGCATCATCGAGGGCTTCTCCTCCGAGATCGGCTCGGTCGGCCAGTTCGGCCTGACCATGCACGAGGGCGCCGCCATCCTCGGCGAGACCCCGATCTACGAGGACGGCTCCTGGCGCGCGGCGGTGCCGGCGTACCTGCCGTACCACCTGCAGCCCATCGACCGCTACGGCCTCGCCATCCGGAACCAGATGCTCTGGATCCAGGCGATGCCCGGCGAGACCCGCACCTGCGGCGGCTGCCACGAGTCGCGCTCCGAGACGGTCGAGCCCCGCATGGGCGCCACGACCATCGCGCAGCAGGTCGGCCCCGACATGAACACGCACATCGCCATCCCGGACCGCACCGAGCTGCCCTGGTACGGCGCGGCCAGCCGTCAGAACGTCCAGGACGTGCTCGACCGCAACTGCGCGAGCTGCCACGACGGCGGCGCGATGGACCCCTACGCGGGCCGCTTCTACACGGTCGAGGTCACCACGATGGAGGGCGAGATGCTCACCTTCGAGGTCCCCTACCTGGACCTGAGCAACCGCCTCATCGAGGCCTACTACGAGGACGAGGTCGTCAACTACCCCGCCTCGTACGTCTCGCTCCTCTACCCCTCGGCGATGATGGGCGACTCGATGGCGCTCGGCGACGTCCCGCCGGAGTGGATCGTCCCGGGCGAGGCCCGCGCCAGCCGGGTGATCGAGGTCATGAACGTGATGGCCGACGGCGACGCGGGTGACCTCGCGTGGGCCGACCGCCCCCTCCACCCGGAGGACCAGGGCGTCACCGTCTCGCGCGAGGATCGCATGGTCCTCATCCAGGCTGCCGACCTCGGCGGTCAGTACTACTCGCGATGGAACGTCGAGGGCGGCTACGACTGGTCGTCTGTGGCGGACTACTGATGGAACCGCGGACTGAAACGGAGAACGTCATGATGTACTTCAACAAGGCCTTGTTCGCCGCGGCCATCCTCGCGCTGGCCATGCCCCTCGGGGCGGCGGCTCAGGAGAACGACTCGGCAGGGGGCCACGACCGTTCGCGCGGTGAGCTCAGCCCCGGCACCGAGGCGCCCACCCGCGACGCGCTGATGCAGGCGATCGAGAGCGGCTCGCCCGAGCGCCTCGCCACCCTGCTCGAGTACGGGGAGCGCGTGGAGTGCCACGCCTGTGTCCCGATGCTCGAGCGTCAGCTGCTCGAGAGCGACGACGCGCTGGTGCGTGAGATGAGCGCGTGGTGGCTTCGCCGCCGTCCGTTCGGCTTCGCCGCCGTCATGCGCGAGATCCGCACCGTGCTCGCCACGGACGCCGACCCGGTCCGCCGGGCCCGCGCGGCCGAGGCCATCGGGGAGTTCATGGACCCGCACGGCGTGCCGCACCTCCGCGACGCGCTGGCCGACACGGACGCCCGCGTCCGCGAGGCAGCGGTCCGTGGCCTCGGGCGCATCAACTCGCCCGGCGGCAACGAGGGCATCGTGCAGGCCTTCACCGACGCGGACGCGAACGTCCGTGAGGCGGCGGTCGGCCAGGTCCTCTACGTGAACTTCTTCCGCGACCACGACGCGCTCATCGGCCTCCTCGCCGACGACACGCTCGAGGTCCGGCGCCGCGCGGCGCTCGCCCTGGGCACCTTCCGGGTGGCCGAGGCGGTCCCCGCGCTCGACGCCATGCTGCGGAGCGACGACGAGATGGGGCGGCAGGCGGCAGCCTGGGCGCTCGGCCGCATCGGGTCTTCGGAGGCGCGCGCCGCGCTCCGCAGCATCACCGAGACGGACGAGACCAGCCCGCGCGTGTGGGACGCCATCGAGGTGGCCCGCAACATGTGACCGTTTTCATCCCTGGGGAGGGATGGATGGGGAGCGCCTTCCACTGAGAGGGCAACCGAGCGCCCGGGGGACCAAGCCGTTCCTCGGGCGCTCACTTTTGCGCGGCCCGGCGCGAGGCGACCGAAGCGCTCATGTGTCGGGAAGACCCGGGCGGAGCGCAGGCCGGAGCGTGGTAGAATCGTCGACCGCAGGTGGGAGCACCGATCGGGTTGGAGCCCAGATGAACAAGCGGATCTTCTTCTTCCTCGGCGCGTCCGCGCTGGCCCTCGGTTGCCAGCAGAACGACGAGCCCGACTTCTCTTATTACGAGGAGCGCGTCGGCCCGGTCCTGACCAACGGCTGCTCGCGCGGACCCGCGGGGAGCGGCTGCCACATCGCGCGCGAGGACGGCACCTCGCTGGGCAACCTGGACGTCTCGAGCTTCGACGCCCTCATGCGGCGCGACGACGTGCTCGATCCCTATGGCCCCTACTCGAGCGCCCTGCTCCTCCTGAAGGCCGGCGATCAGGTGGACGTGCGCGTCGAGACGTTCGACGAGACCGAGCGCTTCGTCACGGTCACCACCGACATCCGCCACAACAACGGCCAGACCATCGACATCGGCTCGAGCGCGTACTCGCAGCTCCGTCAGTGGATCGAGGCCGGCCACACGCGCTCGGGCGTGCAGGACGAGGCGCTGTCGGTGAACGTCGGCGACTGCCGGAACGAGCCGGGCTCGCACCCGCTCTACGATTCCACGCTCGCCGAGCGCTTCGGCGCCCACTACACGCGCTACGTCAACGAGGTCGAGCCGATCCTCCGCGAGACCTGCGCGGGCGGCAGCTGCCACGGCTCTCCCATCGCCGACCTCTACCTCGCGTGCGGCGGCGACAGCGGGCCCCAGAGCCAGTGGAACTTCTGGGTCTCGGTGCAGCACCTCAGCACCCCGGCGTCGACGAGCGGGCTCCTGCGTCGACCGCTCAGCACCTTCCGTGGCGGCGTCTTCCACGAGGGCGGCAACGTCTTCGCCAGCGCGGAGGATCCCAACTACGTGACCATCCGCGACTGGGCCGACGCCCTCGTGGACGAGGCGCCCGAAGCCCTCGCGCCGCCGGACGGCGTGACGGAAGGCTTGCGATTCTTCGCCAACCGCGTGCAGCCCGTGCTCGTGCGCAAGGGCTGCATGTTCCTCAACTGCCACAGCCCCTCGATGTTCCACGACCTGCGCCTGCAGGGTGGCGCGCAGGGGCACTTCTCGCGCGTGGCGACCTATCGCAACTGGGACGCCTCGCGCCTGCTGCTCGCCCTGGACGCGTCGACCCCGAACGAGAGCCGCATCATCGCGAAGAACCTCTACCCGCCCGAGCAGGTGGCGGGCATGCCCGGCATCTTCCACCGCGGCGGCTCGCTCTTCGAGGACTTCGGCATGGAGGGCGGCGGCATGCCCAACGGCGCCACGCCCGACGACTGCGCGGGCTTCGACGCCGACGCGGGGGACCTGAACGAGGTGCCCGCCTACTGCGTCATGCTGCGCTGGTGGGAGATCGAGCGGGAGGAGGCGATCGCGGCCGGCGAGATCTTCCCCGACACCGAGATCGTGCGCTCCGTCGTCTGGATCTCGCGCCCGACCGGCGTGGGCGAGCCGCGCGACTTCGACACCTACCGTCCGGGCGCGGACCTCGTGCTCGCGCCGGCCATGGTCGACCCCACCACGGGCGACATGACGCTGGGCGCCGAGGCGAGCCTGCTCGGCGGCTGCGGGCTCGACGCCTCGAGCGCGGATCTGCGCGGCACCGCGGTCAGCTGGGACGGGAGCCGCATCGCGTTCGCGGCGCGCTCGAGCGCGTCGGCGCCGCTGCGCCTCTACTGGATGAACGACGACGGCTCCGGCTGCGAGCCCATCCCCGGCGTCGCGCCCGCGATGGATCAGCAGCACGGGATCCTCACGCACGACTTCGACCCGGCGTTCGCGCCGGACGGCCGCCTGGTCTTCGCGTCGGCGCGGGGCAACCTGGACCCGGCCATCCTCGGGCAGGACGGCCCGACCCGGACGCCGGCCGCGATGCAGCCGAACGCCAACCTCTACATCCTCGACCCGGCCGACTCGAGCGTCCGCCAGCTGACCTTCCTGTTGAACCAGGAGATCATGCCGTCGTTCATGACCGACGGCCGCCTCATCTTCACGGCCGAGAAGCGCGAGCCGGACTTCCATCAGCTCGCCGGTCGGCGTCAGAACCTCGACGGCGGGGACTACCACCCGCTCTTCGCGCAGCGAGGCAGCGTGGGATACCGCGCCGCGACCGAGATCGTGGAGCTGCTCGACCGCAACCTGGCCCTCGTCGCGTCGCCGCTCGACGCGGCCGACGGCGCGGGCGCGATCGTCATCGTGAACCGCTCCATCGGCCCCGACCAGGATGACCGCGACCCCGGCGACCGCTTCTACATCGCGTCGCAGCGCTTCGTGACCGCGGGCGGCGCCTATCGATCGCCGGCCGCCCTCCCGACGGGGCGCGTCCTCGTGAGCTGCGACCGGGGCGCGGGCGACGTGACCTCTGGCGGGTACGACTACGATCTCTGCGAGCTCGACCCGAGCACGGGCGCGCTGCGCGACCTGGGCGGGGCGTCCGGTCGCGCGGACATCGAGGCGGTGCCGATCTTCGCGCGCGCCGAGCGGGAGATCTTCACGTCCCGCATCGACGAGGCGAACGGCAACACCATGGTCATCGCGGGCGATCCCACGGCGGAGGTCGAGGTGCTCGACTTCCCGCTGCTCGAGACGCTGCTCTTCCAGAACACCCGGCAAGATCGCGAGATCGACTTCCGGGTCGGCGGCTTCGACGTGTTCGCCGAGTATCCGCCCCCCGCGGGCACGAGCGGCTTCGGCGACGCGAGCGGCGGCGACGTGATCAGCGACGACTTCGGCATGATGTACCTGCGGCGCGAGGCGCTCGGGCACATCGACCTCAACGTCGACGGCTCGGCGCGCTTCAGCTTCCGCGGCGGCCTGCCGATCGTGCTCGGGGTGACCGACTCGGCCGGCGCGCTGTTGAGCTTCGACGAGGGCGATCCCTTCACCGGCGAGCGCATCCAGCGCGAGCAGATGCAGTTCTACCCCGGGGAGCGATCGCACCAGTCGTTCCGGCGGGAGCTGTTCAACGGGATGTGCGCCGGCTGCCACGGCTCGATCAGCGGTCGCGAGCTCGACGTGGCCGTCGACGTGGACGTGCTGACCACCGCGTCGCGCGCGATGAGCACGGGTCAGGGGCCGGCCGGATTGTGAGCGCGCGTGGTTGCTCTTTGACCGCGACGACGCCGCGCGCTTAGATTCGCCCTGTGCCGCTCCCCGCGCTGGTTGCATTGGCGTTCGTCAGCGGGCTGTCTGCCTCCCTCGCCGGTCGGCAGGAGCTGCGGATGAGCCCGCGTCCCGTCGCGTTGACCCGGAGCTTCCTGGCCTATCTCTCCTACGCGGTCCTCGTGATCGTGCCGGCGAGCGTCTACTTCTATCTCTTCCACGGCGACTGGTTCCTCCTCTACGCCGTCGACGTGCAGCGGATCCCGTCCGCCGTGGCGCTCGTCGGCTTCATGGGGCAGGGCGCGCTCGGCGTCCTGGGCTTCGTGCTCGGCGCGGTGCTGGTCCGCAATCAGCGCGAGCTCATCGTCGGGATCCTGCTCGGCGTGGCGGTCGTGGCCGCTGGCGTCCTGGTGGTGCTCTACGCCGATCGCCTCGGGCAGGTGGGCAGCTACGCCCAGTATCACGGGCAGTTCGGGCTCGAGTCCTACGCGAGCGGTCCGCTCCTGACGGGGGCCCTCGGCCTGGGGGGCATCGTGCTGGTCGGCCTGGCGGTGCTGCTCGCCCGGCTCTGGACCGCTGGTCGCGCGCGGTGAGCGCGTCGTTGTTGACCCTTCTGTGACGGGCTGATAGCGTCGCGCAGCGCTTTTCTCCCCCATTTCCGGGGGGATGGCTCAGCTTGGAAGGAGCGAAGGCGGTGGGTGGGCGCACCAAACGCGTGATGGCGATCGTCGGCTTCGTCGCCGCGCTGGCGCTGCTCGGCGCCTGCGGGCCGACGCTGTACACGTTCAACAGCATCCCTGCCTCGCAGGTGGTGGAGCAGGCG
This Sandaracinaceae bacterium DNA region includes the following protein-coding sequences:
- a CDS encoding HEAT repeat domain-containing protein; this translates as MMYFNKALFAAAILALAMPLGAAAQENDSAGGHDRSRGELSPGTEAPTRDALMQAIESGSPERLATLLEYGERVECHACVPMLERQLLESDDALVREMSAWWLRRRPFGFAAVMREIRTVLATDADPVRRARAAEAIGEFMDPHGVPHLRDALADTDARVREAAVRGLGRINSPGGNEGIVQAFTDADANVREAAVGQVLYVNFFRDHDALIGLLADDTLEVRRRAALALGTFRVAEAVPALDAMLRSDDEMGRQAAAWALGRIGSSEARAALRSITETDETSPRVWDAIEVARNM